One part of the Gadus macrocephalus chromosome 8, ASM3116895v1 genome encodes these proteins:
- the pak1ip1 gene encoding p21-activated protein kinase-interacting protein 1-like, whose protein sequence is MANVVQIMAGSYEQIIFGYKVTCESESEWKATADFTHHAHTQSISAVATSERFVVTGSKDETIQLYDLKKGVEHGALLHHDGTITCLEFYGSSHLLSGAEDGLICVWSTKKWECLKSIPAHRGKVTSLSVHPSGKLALSVGTDKTLRTWNLIDGRAAFIKNIKMNAQIVRWSPDGDKYVVVIDEKVDIYDLATASLTGTITNPKRISSIKFITNSILAIAGDDEKVRLCDVGTEQWLCEFTAHETRVKAVDCFSAEEYVVLVTASNDGFIKMWKLVISEELKPPTLLGEVNSTARLTCMAVWTPELILEAKEDPEPVVTAAEVAELAKEITRSKRVRIATDAVIIEDESQPKKKAKKGTGRKQKKQ, encoded by the exons ATGGCCAATGTAGTGCAGATTATGGCTGGGAGCTATGAACAGATCATATTTGGTTACAAGGTTACCTGTGAATCGGAATCG GAATGGAAAGCCACTGCAGACTTCACACATCATGCCCATACACAGTCGATATCAGCTGTCGCAACTAGTGAAAGATTTGTTGTCACaggcagcaaagatgagaccaTACAGTTATACGATTTGAAGAAAGGAGTTGAGCATGGAGCGTTGCTTCATCACGATG GAACCATCACATGTCTGGAGTTCTACGGCTCGTCTCACCTGCTGAGCGGAGCAGAGGACGGCCTCATCTGCGTGTGGAGCACCAAGAAGTGGGAGTGCCTGAAATCCATCCCTGCTCACCG AGGCAAGGTGACATCCCTATCCGTCCACCCGTCTGGTAAACTGGCGCTGTCAGTCGGTACAGACAAGACCCTCAG GACGTGGAATTTGATTGATGGAAGAGCGGCCTTTATCAAAAACATCAAGATGA ACGCACAAATTGTCCGCTGGTCCCCAGACGGGGATAAGTATGTGGTGGTGATCGATGAAAAAGTGGACATTTATGACCTGGCGACCGCTTCTCTGACTGGAACCATCACAAACCCCAAGAGGATCTCATCCATTAAGTTCATAACT AACTCCATCCTGGCTATTGCAGGAGACGATGAGAAGGTGAGGCTGTGTGACGTGGGGACGGAGCAGTGGCTCTGTGAATTCACCGCCCACGAAACAAG agTAAAAGCTGTTGACTGCTTCAGCGCAGAGGAGTATGTTGTCCTGGTCACGGCATCGAATGACGGATTCATCAAAATGTGGAAACTCGTAATTAGCGAG GAGCTGAAGCCGCCTACTCTGCTGGGTGAGGTGAACTCCACGGCCCGTCTCACCTGCATGGCCGTGTGGACGCCTGAGTTGATACTGGAAGCCAAGGAAGATCCAGAACCTGTGGTAACAGCAGCCGAAG TGGCAGAGCTCGCCAAGGAGATTACAAGGAGTAAGAGAGTTCGGATTGCAACTGACGCGGTTATTATTGAAGACGAGAGTCAGCCCAAGAAGAAGGCGAAAAAAGGCACCGGAAGGAAAcagaaaaaacaataa